The following are encoded in a window of Mesotoga infera genomic DNA:
- a CDS encoding EamA-like transporter family protein has product MIKGILFSVTAGVVIAMQSVFSARLSEKVGFFGSNFFIHGTGFFLASVLLLLFGKGELSIESLKGLNPIYATSGFIGVLIIISIAQGVSALGAGRGIVIIVITQIIFALVINVLGLFGETPLHLTPAKITGLFLMLFGVLIYQLSK; this is encoded by the coding sequence ATGATTAAGGGCATTCTCTTTTCCGTGACCGCAGGCGTAGTAATCGCCATGCAGAGCGTTTTCAGCGCGAGACTCAGCGAGAAGGTAGGCTTTTTCGGCTCGAATTTCTTCATACACGGCACCGGTTTTTTCCTTGCTTCAGTTCTTCTACTGCTCTTCGGAAAGGGCGAGCTAAGCATCGAATCGCTAAAAGGACTGAATCCGATCTATGCAACTTCGGGGTTCATAGGCGTTCTGATTATCATTAGCATTGCGCAAGGAGTGTCTGCTCTTGGCGCCGGCAGAGGGATCGTGATAATTGTTATCACACAGATAATCTTCGCATTGGTAATAAATGTCTTGGGTTTGTTCGGCGAGACACCTCTTCACCTGACTCCAGCGAAAATCACAGGCCTGTTCTTAATGCTTTTCGGAGTCCTGATCTATCAGCTTTCGAAGTGA